From Mucilaginibacter rubeus, a single genomic window includes:
- a CDS encoding RagB/SusD family nutrient uptake outer membrane protein produces MKSKHIIYTGLALMGMGAMVSCKKSFLELQPKGQFLESNYYANPDEAFAAVIAAYDPLVTETGGIDNTYSDPLGALNSASDDCFAGGGSASDVTPWQVINNYTLTPAQGPQNQFWAINFQGVNRTDVLLENLPKVPGLSADLLKRYTAEGQFLRAHYYFDLVRLFKNVPLILNSLNLTNVYDQVQATPEAVYTQIENDLKAAIPGLPATVPTSDGGRVTQGAAKALLGKVYLYEKKWADAATMLKDVNTNYGYKLLTNYGAIFSPTNKFNSESIFELVHSGSQSYTWSNWNQFKSNIYTQMIGPRSYTGPVYYSGGYGFNPVTTQLATALKGDPRYGYTVVNIDSLTKATKTSYSPSYQNTGYFIQKYAPVLANKVTTGTTDLNWPNDYIEIRLADTYLMEAEAELNGGGDQGRAQTLLDAVRARVGLASKPATLQNIYDERRLELATEGHRWFDLVRWGQAPSVLAFKNFKAGVNEILPIPLNETLNGTKLKQNPGY; encoded by the coding sequence GGGCTGGCGTTGATGGGAATGGGTGCCATGGTATCATGCAAAAAATCATTCCTTGAACTGCAGCCTAAAGGGCAGTTCTTAGAATCAAACTATTACGCAAACCCCGATGAGGCTTTTGCAGCAGTAATTGCTGCTTATGACCCTTTGGTTACCGAAACAGGTGGTATCGATAATACCTATTCAGATCCGCTTGGTGCATTAAACTCAGCTTCTGATGATTGCTTTGCAGGTGGTGGTAGTGCATCAGACGTTACTCCTTGGCAGGTGATCAACAACTATACGCTTACACCGGCGCAAGGACCGCAAAACCAGTTTTGGGCTATCAACTTTCAGGGTGTTAACCGTACCGACGTATTGTTGGAAAACTTACCTAAGGTACCGGGCCTGAGCGCCGATTTATTAAAACGTTACACTGCCGAAGGCCAGTTTTTACGCGCACACTATTATTTTGACCTGGTTAGGTTGTTTAAAAACGTGCCGTTGATCCTAAATTCATTAAACCTGACTAACGTATATGACCAGGTACAAGCTACTCCTGAAGCTGTTTATACTCAAATTGAAAACGATTTGAAAGCGGCTATCCCGGGTTTACCTGCTACCGTACCTACAAGTGATGGTGGCCGTGTAACACAGGGGGCGGCTAAAGCTTTATTGGGTAAAGTTTATCTGTACGAAAAGAAATGGGCCGATGCAGCTACCATGCTGAAAGATGTGAATACTAATTATGGCTATAAACTGTTAACTAATTACGGTGCTATTTTCAGCCCGACAAACAAGTTCAACAGCGAGTCGATATTTGAATTGGTTCACTCAGGTTCACAAAGCTATACCTGGAGCAACTGGAACCAGTTTAAATCAAACATTTATACACAAATGATTGGTCCGCGTAGCTATACAGGCCCGGTATATTACAGTGGTGGTTATGGTTTTAACCCGGTTACAACGCAGCTGGCTACAGCTTTAAAAGGCGACCCACGTTATGGCTACACGGTTGTTAATATCGATAGTTTAACAAAAGCTACTAAAACAAGCTATTCACCAAGTTATCAGAATACCGGTTACTTTATTCAGAAGTATGCGCCTGTGTTAGCTAACAAAGTTACAACCGGTACCACCGATTTGAACTGGCCTAACGACTATATTGAGATCCGTTTGGCTGATACCTACCTGATGGAAGCTGAAGCTGAACTGAATGGTGGTGGCGATCAGGGTCGTGCGCAAACTTTGCTTGATGCTGTACGTGCCCGTGTTGGCTTAGCTTCAAAACCCGCTACACTTCAAAACATCTATGATGAAAGAAGGCTTGAGCTGGCTACTGAAGGCCACCGCTGGTTTGACTTGGTACGCTGGGGACAGGCGCCAAGTGTACTCGCATTTAAAAACTTTAAAGCAGGCGTGAACGAGATATTGCCTATCCCGTTAAACGAAACGCTTAACGGTACAAAGCTTAAACAAAACCCGGGTTATTAA
- a CDS encoding cytochrome c3 family protein, which translates to MLKQRTFFLALLLLIPLSFLLVQCFSDKPEDPRAEIFAGSASCQKCHKDVYDSYLHTAHYLSSRPTSAEIVHGSFDPHKNTLQYADGTVVKMEKRNGELYQVSYTNNKETVAHKMDITFGVTKAQTYMYWQDKQLFELPVSYFNTVHGWANSPGYDGAKPDFNRPILQRCFECHASFIRQASQQNIDLQNRKIEFEPASIIYGIDCERCHGPAANHVNYHEAYPEEKTAKYIIRFASLTRAQKMDACGVCHSSSKQAFQLSIFKFKMGDTLARFKEPDYLNIQTNAASLDVHGNQNGLLTASKCYLMSNMDCSTCHNTHVNNGGNLALYSKKCMSCHTEANHNLCKVAPKLSAMMQNNCIDCHMPLKPSNTIAVNDTSGKSSSPYLVRTHRIAIYPNETKKILAFLNTAR; encoded by the coding sequence ATGCTTAAGCAGCGCACATTCTTTTTGGCTTTGTTGTTACTGATTCCTTTAAGTTTCTTACTGGTACAGTGCTTTAGTGACAAACCGGAGGATCCAAGAGCTGAGATCTTCGCGGGATCGGCAAGTTGCCAGAAATGCCATAAGGATGTTTATGATAGTTACCTGCATACAGCACATTATCTTTCTTCACGGCCAACATCTGCCGAAATTGTACACGGGAGTTTCGATCCGCATAAAAACACGCTGCAATATGCTGATGGTACTGTTGTTAAAATGGAAAAGCGCAACGGCGAACTTTACCAGGTAAGCTACACCAACAATAAAGAAACTGTTGCCCATAAAATGGATATCACTTTTGGGGTAACCAAGGCGCAAACCTATATGTACTGGCAGGATAAGCAGTTGTTTGAATTGCCGGTATCTTATTTTAATACGGTACATGGCTGGGCAAATAGTCCGGGTTATGACGGCGCTAAACCGGATTTTAACCGGCCAATTTTGCAAAGATGTTTTGAGTGCCACGCATCATTTATCAGGCAGGCATCTCAACAAAATATAGATCTGCAAAACCGCAAGATCGAGTTTGAACCGGCATCCATCATTTATGGTATTGACTGTGAACGATGCCACGGCCCGGCTGCCAACCACGTGAATTATCATGAGGCTTATCCCGAAGAAAAGACCGCTAAATATATAATCCGTTTTGCGTCGCTTACCCGCGCTCAAAAAATGGATGCCTGCGGGGTGTGTCACTCAAGCAGCAAACAGGCGTTCCAGCTATCAATCTTTAAATTTAAAATGGGAGATACCCTGGCCCGATTCAAGGAGCCCGATTATTTAAATATACAAACCAACGCGGCTTCGCTTGATGTGCATGGTAACCAGAACGGGCTATTGACCGCCAGCAAGTGTTATTTAATGAGCAATATGGATTGCAGTACCTGTCATAATACGCATGTGAATAATGGCGGTAATCTTGCCCTGTACTCTAAAAAGTGTATGAGCTGCCATACCGAAGCCAATCATAACCTGTGCAAGGTTGCGCCCAAATTAAGCGCGATGATGCAAAATAATTGTATTGACTGCCATATGCCGCTTAAACCCTCAAATACTATTGCCGTTAATGATACTTCCGGTAAAAGTTCATCACCTTACCTGGTGCGTACCCATCGCATCGCTATTTATCCAAACGAGACTAAGAAGATCCTTGCATTTCTGAATACAGCCAGGTAA